In Paenibacillus sp. BIC5C1, a genomic segment contains:
- the serS gene encoding serine--tRNA ligase: MLEMKWIREHAEEVQAAAVGKRMDISIRELLERDEERRALLLETEEGRRVRNSLSADIGRLMQAGEREQAEGLREQVKQLNGQLEQVEAKLAVVQEEVTRLQWLVPNVVSPDTPMGASDEDNVELRRVGELPVFNYEPKDHVELGERYDLIDIPRGVKIGGTRSYVLKGAGLLLHRAVQQLALDLLMKHGFTPMEVPLMVRENTLLNTGFFPTGRDQVYELQGENKWLVGTSEVPLVSYYADEIVDVQEPIKLAAVSTCFRSEVGSGGRDVRGLYRVHQFAKVEQVILCAPDAEESERMLQEITGHAEELLQLLELPYRVVAVCTGDMSQKTYKQYDIETWMPSRNAYGETHSSSNLHNFQARRSNIRCRDAQGKLAYCHTLNNTAVASPRILIPLLENHQQADGSIRIPAALQPYMGGAEFLVLPHQDEEN, encoded by the coding sequence ATGTTGGAAATGAAGTGGATTCGGGAGCATGCAGAAGAGGTGCAGGCTGCGGCAGTCGGCAAGAGAATGGATATCAGTATTCGCGAATTGTTGGAACGGGACGAAGAGCGCAGAGCTCTTTTACTGGAAACGGAAGAAGGGCGTAGAGTACGTAATTCGTTATCTGCTGATATCGGTAGACTGATGCAAGCTGGTGAGCGTGAACAGGCCGAAGGTTTAAGGGAACAGGTGAAACAGCTGAATGGTCAGTTAGAACAAGTTGAAGCCAAGCTTGCTGTTGTGCAAGAGGAAGTGACACGGCTGCAATGGTTGGTACCCAATGTTGTATCGCCGGATACGCCAATGGGCGCATCGGATGAGGATAATGTGGAGCTGAGACGTGTGGGTGAGCTGCCGGTATTCAATTATGAGCCCAAGGATCACGTGGAGCTGGGTGAACGGTATGATCTAATCGATATCCCGCGTGGGGTAAAAATCGGCGGCACACGAAGCTATGTGCTCAAAGGAGCAGGGTTGCTCCTGCACCGGGCTGTACAGCAACTTGCGCTTGATCTGCTAATGAAGCATGGATTTACGCCAATGGAAGTTCCTTTGATGGTGAGAGAGAATACACTCTTGAACACGGGGTTCTTCCCAACAGGACGGGATCAGGTCTATGAATTGCAAGGTGAGAATAAATGGCTGGTGGGAACATCGGAAGTGCCGCTGGTTTCGTATTATGCGGATGAGATAGTGGATGTGCAGGAGCCGATCAAGCTGGCTGCCGTATCGACGTGTTTTCGCAGTGAGGTCGGCTCGGGCGGTCGGGATGTGCGCGGGTTGTACCGGGTGCATCAATTTGCCAAAGTGGAGCAAGTCATTCTCTGTGCACCGGATGCGGAAGAATCGGAGCGAATGCTGCAGGAAATTACGGGACACGCCGAGGAATTACTGCAATTGCTGGAACTGCCTTATCGCGTGGTGGCTGTCTGTACAGGGGATATGTCGCAGAAAACGTACAAACAGTACGATATTGAGACCTGGATGCCAAGCCGCAATGCTTACGGGGAGACACATTCGTCGTCGAATCTGCATAATTTCCAGGCTCGGCGTTCGAATATTCGTTGTCGCGATGCCCAAGGCAAGCTTGCATACTGTCATACGTTGAACAATACGGCTGTGGCTTCGCCACGCATTCTGATTCCATTGCTGGAGAATCACCAGCAGGCGGATGGAAGCATTCGCATTCCAGCCGCACTTCAGCCTTATATGGGCGGTGCCGAATTTTTGGTTTTGCCGCATCAGGACGAAGAAAATTAA
- a CDS encoding response regulator transcription factor: protein MNLLLADDEPLMLQILKAYFVKEGFQVFLAEDGEAALNLFYTNQIDLAVLDWMMPGRSGVEVCREIKRTSRAKVLLLTAKGESDDEFLALKAGADDYLRKPFDSRILLLRVKKLLQLSAKIIVGELTVDLEGQKVYRGGVDVGATHKEFELMKVLGMNKGQIVTRKILLDQVWGFDYFGEERTVDTHIRRLREKIGEDSIKTYRGMGYCLEDQNE, encoded by the coding sequence ATGAACCTGCTGCTCGCGGATGATGAGCCGTTGATGCTGCAAATATTAAAAGCCTATTTCGTTAAAGAGGGCTTTCAGGTATTTTTAGCCGAGGATGGGGAAGCAGCCCTGAATCTCTTTTATACTAATCAAATCGATTTGGCGGTTTTGGATTGGATGATGCCAGGACGCAGCGGTGTCGAGGTATGCCGGGAAATCAAGCGTACGAGTCGGGCGAAGGTATTGCTGCTGACAGCCAAAGGGGAATCGGATGATGAATTTCTTGCCTTGAAGGCCGGGGCGGATGATTATCTGCGCAAGCCATTTGATTCGCGTATCCTGCTATTGCGTGTAAAAAAGCTGCTGCAACTTTCCGCCAAAATTATTGTGGGAGAACTGACTGTCGATCTGGAAGGCCAGAAGGTCTACCGTGGTGGAGTGGATGTAGGGGCTACCCATAAGGAATTCGAATTAATGAAAGTTCTGGGAATGAATAAGGGGCAGATTGTAACCCGTAAAATTTTGCTGGATCAGGTGTGGGGTTTCGATTATTTCGGCGAGGAACGCACCGTAGACACTCATATCCGCAGACTGCGTGAGAAAATTGGAGAAGATTCGATCAAAACGTACCGGGGAATGGGCTATTGCCTAGAGGATCAAAATGAGTAA
- a CDS encoding HAMP domain-containing sensor histidine kinase: MSKLTRKLLVRIIGALCVVFFLSFIVNTFFLPSYFLYQKKQKLAELTTEISASEHDVPIQRIESLETQYEVAIAYASLKDSVNDINDQLLWQYNRKGIALSKFWLTEESISALREGARVNKFYDQTKLKSSFLVNFVMVGDSVFAVGESISHSSETIRIINQFNAYIWLGMLLMLILLSVLYTARIVKPLAKLSETAEAISNLSFAKVDIKTGDEIESLGHSINVMSDKLQQAQHSLEMKNANLRTFISDISHELKTPLSLIRVYASGIQDGLDDGTYAGVIQQQSEELAGLIDRLLELSRLQAEVYDFEPVDLRQLLTETLHTYETVFQQHGLHVEVEDGWTAETWVLADRRKLESVLHNWMTNAVKYTSGDRITITLELKGETAYFGITNETDKEEHEQWDQVWEPFYVMDSSRSKKFSGTGLGLSIARTILENHHADYGLSVADGKVKFSFSLPLIQR, from the coding sequence ATGAGTAAACTGACCCGAAAACTGCTCGTGCGTATTATCGGTGCATTGTGTGTTGTCTTTTTCCTATCCTTTATCGTCAATACGTTTTTCCTGCCCAGCTATTTTTTGTATCAGAAAAAGCAGAAGCTGGCCGAGTTAACGACTGAAATCTCTGCTTCAGAACATGACGTTCCAATACAACGAATTGAGAGCCTTGAGACGCAGTACGAGGTCGCTATCGCTTATGCTTCGTTGAAGGATAGTGTAAATGATATTAACGATCAATTGTTATGGCAATATAACCGCAAGGGGATTGCCCTCAGTAAATTTTGGCTCACAGAAGAGAGTATCTCTGCGCTGCGTGAGGGTGCCCGGGTTAATAAATTCTATGATCAGACCAAGCTGAAATCCAGCTTTCTCGTGAACTTTGTTATGGTGGGGGATTCCGTGTTTGCAGTCGGCGAATCCATCTCCCATTCATCGGAGACGATTCGAATTATTAATCAATTCAATGCGTACATATGGCTCGGTATGCTGCTGATGCTTATCCTGCTTTCCGTGCTGTATACCGCCCGGATCGTTAAACCGCTCGCAAAACTAAGCGAAACGGCTGAAGCCATTTCCAATTTATCGTTTGCGAAGGTTGATATAAAGACAGGAGATGAGATTGAGTCTTTAGGACACAGCATCAATGTGATGAGCGACAAATTGCAGCAGGCGCAACATTCGTTGGAAATGAAAAATGCCAATCTGCGAACGTTCATCTCGGACATCTCGCATGAATTAAAAACACCGCTCTCCCTCATTCGTGTCTATGCCTCTGGCATTCAGGATGGCCTGGATGATGGAACTTACGCCGGGGTTATCCAGCAACAGAGCGAAGAGCTGGCTGGTTTAATTGACCGTCTGTTGGAGTTATCCCGTCTGCAGGCCGAAGTATACGATTTTGAACCCGTTGATCTTCGTCAATTGCTCACAGAGACCCTTCATACCTATGAAACCGTATTTCAGCAGCATGGCTTGCATGTGGAAGTGGAGGATGGATGGACTGCAGAGACCTGGGTGCTGGCTGATCGACGGAAGCTGGAGTCTGTTCTGCACAATTGGATGACCAACGCGGTGAAATATACAAGCGGTGACCGAATAACCATTACACTTGAATTGAAAGGGGAAACGGCATATTTCGGTATCACCAATGAAACGGATAAGGAAGAGCACGAACAGTGGGATCAGGTATGGGAGCCCTTCTATGTAATGGATAGTTCGCGCAGCAAAAAGTTTAGCGGGACGGGATTGGGCTTATCTATCGCCCGGACGATTCTTGAGAACCACCATGCCGACTATGGCCTTAGCGTAGCCGATGGAAAAGTAAAGTTTTCTTTTTCTTTACCTTTAATACAACGTTAA
- a CDS encoding polysaccharide biosynthesis protein has product MFNKTFLITGGTGSWGEELVKRLLVQEPKEIRIFSRNESLQAQMRQTVSDLRVKFVLGDIRDRWELAGACKGVDYVFHLAALKHVPVCEDQPDCAVKTNIVGTQNVIDAAIENGVRKVIYISTDKAANPSSMYGMTKAIGEKLILLADSRSATSFACVRSGNVLGSTGSVVPLFKRQLALGQPLSITDSRMTRFFLPLGDAVEILLSAMEQCEGGEIIVPRMPSCKITDIAQVLAEDAGQKDVPIHFIGARPGERLYETLISNWENVWEVEEEKSYFVVTASSAPKLADKEGCETFALPGRGYHSEDVIMTKAEVRDMLWRGGFLCSKRGSYLQEAAPPVM; this is encoded by the coding sequence ATGTTCAATAAAACCTTTTTAATAACGGGAGGCACAGGCTCATGGGGAGAAGAGTTGGTCAAACGATTGCTCGTTCAGGAACCGAAAGAAATTCGTATTTTTTCACGAAATGAATCGCTTCAGGCTCAAATGAGACAAACCGTCTCTGACCTGAGAGTGAAGTTTGTACTTGGAGATATCAGAGATCGGTGGGAGCTGGCTGGCGCCTGTAAGGGTGTAGACTATGTCTTTCATCTTGCGGCGCTTAAACATGTTCCGGTCTGCGAGGACCAACCGGATTGTGCGGTCAAAACCAATATTGTCGGAACGCAGAACGTCATTGATGCTGCAATCGAGAACGGCGTGCGGAAGGTGATATATATATCTACGGACAAAGCTGCGAATCCTTCCAGCATGTACGGGATGACCAAAGCCATCGGGGAAAAATTGATTTTATTAGCTGACAGTCGTTCCGCTACAAGCTTTGCTTGTGTACGAAGCGGAAATGTTCTTGGATCCACGGGCAGCGTAGTACCGTTATTCAAACGCCAGCTTGCGTTGGGGCAGCCACTCAGCATTACCGATTCCAGAATGACACGTTTTTTTCTTCCCCTTGGAGACGCCGTGGAAATTCTTCTATCGGCCATGGAACAATGCGAGGGCGGCGAGATTATTGTCCCCCGAATGCCATCCTGCAAAATAACGGATATCGCGCAGGTATTGGCAGAGGATGCTGGACAAAAGGATGTCCCGATACATTTTATCGGTGCCCGTCCGGGTGAACGGCTTTATGAAACGTTGATTTCAAATTGGGAAAACGTTTGGGAAGTGGAAGAAGAGAAGTCCTACTTTGTTGTCACCGCCTCCTCTGCACCCAAATTAGCGGATAAAGAGGGTTGTGAGACTTTTGCTCTTCCTGGCAGAGGATATCATTCGGAGGATGTCATCATGACCAAGGCGGAAGTACGCGATATGCTGTGGAGAGGGGGATTTCTGTGTTCAAAAAGAGGATCATATTTACAGGAGGCGGCTCCGCCGGTCATGTGA
- a CDS encoding undecaprenyldiphospho-muramoylpentapeptide beta-N-acetylglucosaminyltransferase, whose protein sequence is MFKKRIIFTGGGSAGHVTANLILISRLLQEQWEIHYIGSKQGIERQLIGKIPAVHYHAIATGKLRRYWAWANISDVFKIMLGVLQAYLLILRIKPHVCFSLGGFVAVPAVVGARWNRVPVLILEPDLHPGLANRLSRRYAQMMCTTFMDTTTFVSSKASDKTVYVGPVIREELKLGSRARGIHFCRFVSDRPILLIMGGSQGSEKLNRMVLETLPELLKRYQIIHICGTGKLNSAFPRFAGYKAFEYVHEELADLMAMADMVVSRAGSNAIHEWLLLRKPMLLIPHANGGSLVGQTLNAKYFQERGYARVLQEEDLTAQTFLRDIDLVYKERDHMVGHMKASGTDNAVDKVLQLIHTTVSSVEMS, encoded by the coding sequence GTGTTCAAAAAGAGGATCATATTTACAGGAGGCGGCTCCGCCGGTCATGTGACAGCCAATCTCATTCTGATCTCCAGATTGCTTCAGGAGCAATGGGAGATTCATTATATCGGTTCCAAGCAGGGCATCGAGCGTCAATTAATTGGCAAAATTCCGGCAGTTCACTACCATGCGATTGCAACAGGCAAGCTGAGAAGGTATTGGGCGTGGGCAAACATTTCCGATGTGTTCAAAATTATGCTTGGAGTGCTGCAGGCTTATCTACTCATTTTACGAATTAAACCTCATGTTTGCTTTTCGTTAGGGGGATTCGTGGCTGTTCCTGCTGTAGTGGGTGCCAGGTGGAACCGGGTGCCGGTGCTGATTCTGGAGCCGGATCTACATCCGGGTCTGGCCAACAGGCTGTCACGGCGATACGCTCAAATGATGTGTACCACGTTTATGGATACCACGACATTCGTCTCCTCTAAGGCGTCAGACAAGACAGTATACGTGGGACCTGTAATCAGGGAGGAGTTGAAACTTGGCAGCCGAGCACGGGGGATTCATTTTTGCCGATTTGTCTCCGACAGGCCTATTCTGTTGATTATGGGTGGCAGTCAGGGTTCGGAAAAGCTCAATCGTATGGTACTTGAAACACTGCCGGAACTGCTCAAGCGTTATCAAATCATTCATATATGTGGCACAGGTAAATTGAACTCAGCTTTTCCGCGGTTTGCAGGCTACAAGGCATTTGAATACGTGCATGAAGAACTTGCCGATTTAATGGCTATGGCGGATATGGTTGTGTCACGTGCCGGCTCCAATGCGATCCATGAGTGGCTGCTGCTGCGCAAGCCGATGCTCCTGATTCCCCATGCCAACGGCGGGTCTCTTGTTGGACAGACGCTGAATGCAAAGTATTTTCAGGAGCGAGGTTATGCGAGGGTTCTCCAGGAAGAGGATTTAACTGCTCAGACATTCCTGCGAGATATTGACCTTGTATATAAGGAGAGGGATCATATGGTGGGCCATATGAAGGCGAGTGGAACGGACAACGCCGTTGACAAGGTTCTGCAGCTTATTCATACAACGGTTTCTTCGGTGGAAATGAGCTGA